The Acidobacteriota bacterium genome includes the window GAGCCGATCCGGCGGATGTCGAGACCGCGGGCGGCCTTCACCAGGATCAGCCCGAACGGGATCGATCCCGCGAGGTAGCCCACCAGGACCGCTGCGGCGACCCGGGCCGTCATCGTTCCGCCCGCTCCTCTCCCGCTGCTCCGAGCCCGGCTGCGCCGACCCGCTCGTACCGCGCCCCCTCCGGAAGCAGGTGGCTGCGCATCAGCGCCACCTCCGACACCGGCAGGGATCCGAAGACCGGCTCCGTCCCGTTCGGGCGGCCCGGGAGGGCCGGGCGGCCGACACCGCGGCCCGCCCGGGCGAGCGTGAGGTGCGCGCGGAAGGGACGCGTTTCCGGGGGGAACCCGGCCGCGACCACCGCCGCTTCGACCGCGGCGGCGAGGCGAGCCAGCCGGCCATCGCGGTCGTCCACACCGGCCCAGAGGATTCGGGCCCGCGACGGTCCCGGAAAGACGCCCCAGCCCCGGATCGGAACCGCGAACGGCTCGGCGGCCGCCACCGCCCGTTCCACCGCGTGCAGGATGGCCTCCGCACGCGTTGCGGGCGTCTCCCCGAGGAACCGGAGCGTGAGGTGGATCTGCCGTTCCCCGACCGGGCGCCAGCCCTTCCCCGCGTGCCCCCGCGCCCACTCGGCGAGCCGCCGCCGCGTCGCTTCCGGGACCGCGACCGCCAGGAAGAGCCGCCAAGTCATTCCACCTCGTCCCCTTCGGCCGCAGGGACCGGCTGCCCCAGCGGCGGCAGTCCCGACAGGGCGCGGCGAACCTCGTCGAGCGCCGCGGCTGCGGCGAGACTGCGGATCGCGGTGCGGTCGCCGAGAAAGGTGTGGCGCGTGGAGAGCGTCCTGCCGGGAAGGGCCAGCCCCACGTAGACGAGACCGACCGGCTTTTCCGAGCTGCCGCCTCCGGGACCGGCGATCCCCGTCACCGCCAACGCCACGTCGCTGCCGAGCTTCTCCTTGCAGCCGATCGCCATCGCCCGCGCGACCTCGCCGCTCACCGCCCCGCTGCGGTCGAGAAGGGCTGCCGGCACGTCGAGCTGCGCGCGCTTGAGCGCGTCCGCATAGCTCACGGTGCCCCCGAGGTAGAACGCGCTCGACCCGGCGAGGTCGGTGATCCTCTTGGCCACCAGCCCGCCGGTGCACGATTCCGCCGTCGCCAGCGTCCAGCCCCGCTCCTGGAGCCGATCCCGGACGACCGCGACCAGGGTTCGGTCGCCGCGCGCGTAGGCCCGATCGCCCAGCGCCTTTTCGAGGGCCGCCAGCGCCTCGGCGAGCGTCTCGCGTGCCAGGGCGGGACGCTCCGCCCGGCAGTCGAGCAGCAGCTCGACCTCTCCGTGGCGCGCGAGGTAGTGCACCTCGACGCCCGATTCCTCCCCCACGACCCGCGTCACGATCCGGTGGAGATCGGCCTCGGGGAGCCCCACGACGTGAAGCCGCTCGGAGGCCACCGCCACTCGGGAGCCGAACGTCCGGCGCAGTTCCGGCTCGACGCTCCTGGTGAAGACGGCCTCGAATTCGCGGGGCACGCCGGGAAGGGCGAAGAGCAGGGTCCGCCCGGCGCGGACGAGAAAGCCGGGCGCGGTGCCGATCGGGTTGGGGAGAAACTCCGCCCCCGTCGGAGAGAGCGCCTGGCGCTCCGCCCCCGGCGGCACGTCGCGGCCCCGCTCCTCGTACCGTCTCTCGATCGCTTCCCAGGCCGTTTCGTCCCGCTGGAGGGCCGAACCCAGCGCCTCGGCGATCGCCTCGCGCGTCCGATCGTCGGGAGTCGGCCCGAGCCCTCCGCTGACCAGGATGACGTCGACACCGGCCGCCAGCTGGTCCCTCACGACCGCGGCGAGGATCTCCCCGCTGTCGGGGACGAAGATGCGCGCCCGGATGGTGCAGCCGAGCGCCGACAGCCTCGCGGCGAGCCGCGGCCCCGTCTCGTCCGCTTGCGCCGCCGTCACCAGCTCGCGGCCGACGAGGATGATCACCGCCTCGGGGAGCCTCACGGGCGTTCCTCCGGTCCTTCGCGCAGCGGCGGGAGCAGGATGCCCCCCGAAACCACCAACTTCACCCCCTCCTCCACCGGTATGTCCAGCGGGCGGCACTCGCTCTCCGGGACGAGGAGGAAGTATCCGGACGTCGGGTTCGGCGTGGTCGGCAGGAAGACCGGCACGAGCGGCTCGCCCGCCGCTCCGGCGGTCACCCGCCGCTCGTTCGTGACGAAGGCCATGGTCCAAAGCCCCCGCCGAGGGTACTCGATCAGCACGCAGCGGCGGAAGGCCGACGACGCGCCCGTTCCCACCGCGTCGGCGACCTGCCGGAGCGTCCGGTAGACGCCACCCAGGAGGGGGACGCGCGCCAGAAGCCACTCGACCAGGCGGAGGAGCTGCCGGCCGGCGACGTGGGTGGCCGCGATCCCGAGAAGGTAGAGCGCCAGCATGACGACGAGAACGCTCGCGAGCCTGATCGACCACACCGGAAGCGCCCCGGCGCTCCCGATCAGCTCCAGAAGCCGCAGAGAGCGGGCGGTCAGGACCCGGTCCACCAGCCGGAACAGGAACCCGAGGAGCCAGACGGTCACGACGAAGGGGAGCGCCGTCAACAGACCGGCCGCCAACCTCGCGCGGATCTGCCGCAGAGCGCGTCTCAAGAGCCCCCTCCCGCGCCCCCGTCCCGCATGAGCACCGACGAGGCCCGCAGGAACCGCGCCAGATAGAGAAACGCCGACACCAGCGCGAGCAGCATCGAGACCCACAGCGCCGCCACGCCGAGGAACCCGTACCGACCCCACCGGTCCAGCGTCCGCGTCAGGATCAACAGGACGATGGCCACGATCTGGCTCAGCGTCTTCAGCTTGCCCCACGCCGACGCGGGCAGCGCCACGCCGTGGACGGCGAGGATCGAGCGCAGACCCGACACGACGAACTCGCGGCCGACGATGATCACCACCATCCACGCCGGCGCGAGGCCCATCTCCACGAGCGAGATGAACGCGGCCGACGTCAGCAGTTTGTCGGCGATCGGATCGAGCAGCGTTCCCAGGGTCGTGACCTGGTTCCTCCGGCGGGCCAGATAGCCGTCGAGCCAGTCGCTCGCACTCGCGAGAAGAAAGATGGCGACGCCGAGCACCTCGCGCGGAGCGGGAATCGCGGTGCCGAAGAAGGGCGTGTCCGCGAGCCGCGAGGGAGGCGCGAGCAGGACCACCACCAGGAACGGCACCAGGAAGATGCGAAAGAGGGTCAGGCTTGTCGGCAGATTCATCACGCGATCGCACGACCCCGCGACGTCGGGTTCGGCGGACCTCGCCGGCGGCGGGCGGAACGCTCCCACGAGCCGCGCCGGAGGCTAACACGCGCCCGGAGAGGGGAGCAACGCGAAAGCCGAACGGCGCGCAGCCGTTGCCGCGGCACCGCCTTCGGCGTACCAGGGTGCCGTCCCGGCACCGTACCGGGACGGGAGTCGGCGGTGAGCGAGAAGTCCAGCGAATCGGCCGCGGTTCCGCGCGGTGCCGGAGACTGGCGGCGCGAGGCCGAGTCCCTGCACGCCGCCCTGGGCGGTGCGGCCGGCCCCGATGCGGTGCGGGCCGCGCTCGGTCGCTTCGCGGCGGCCCTCCGGGGGGCGGACGGGAGCCTCGAGTCCGCCCGTCTCGCCTGCTACGAGCTGTTGCGCGAAGCCTCCGGAGAACCCCCTCGCCGGATCGACTGGGAGCTTCTCGAAACACTCGGGCACGCCAGCGAACCCTCCGAACTCGCCCGGCGGTTCACCGACCTTCTCGAGCGGCGCGCGCTCGCGCAGCCGGTTCCCCGGGGACCGGAAGAACTCGTGCGCAGGGCCCGCACGCTCATCGAACGCCGAGCCGACACTCCCCTGTCCCTCTCCGCGGTGGCGC containing:
- the thpR gene encoding RNA 2',3'-cyclic phosphodiesterase, which translates into the protein MTWRLFLAVAVPEATRRRLAEWARGHAGKGWRPVGERQIHLTLRFLGETPATRAEAILHAVERAVAAAEPFAVPIRGWGVFPGPSRARILWAGVDDRDGRLARLAAAVEAAVVAAGFPPETRPFRAHLTLARAGRGVGRPALPGRPNGTEPVFGSLPVSEVALMRSHLLPEGARYERVGAAGLGAAGEERAER
- a CDS encoding CinA family nicotinamide mononucleotide deamidase-related protein, which translates into the protein MDHGLRHERAAGDRRSGGRAARAGLPADHAEPDVRILPPRPGERVPPAGHTGGGGGEVGGFGGHPAPAAARRTGGTPVRLPEAVIILVGRELVTAAQADETGPRLAARLSALGCTIRARIFVPDSGEILAAVVRDQLAAGVDVILVSGGLGPTPDDRTREAIAEALGSALQRDETAWEAIERRYEERGRDVPPGAERQALSPTGAEFLPNPIGTAPGFLVRAGRTLLFALPGVPREFEAVFTRSVEPELRRTFGSRVAVASERLHVVGLPEADLHRIVTRVVGEESGVEVHYLARHGEVELLLDCRAERPALARETLAEALAALEKALGDRAYARGDRTLVAVVRDRLQERGWTLATAESCTGGLVAKRITDLAGSSAFYLGGTVSYADALKRAQLDVPAALLDRSGAVSGEVARAMAIGCKEKLGSDVALAVTGIAGPGGGSSEKPVGLVYVGLALPGRTLSTRHTFLGDRTAIRSLAAAAALDEVRRALSGLPPLGQPVPAAEGDEVE
- a CDS encoding DUF502 domain-containing protein; this encodes MRRALRQIRARLAAGLLTALPFVVTVWLLGFLFRLVDRVLTARSLRLLELIGSAGALPVWSIRLASVLVVMLALYLLGIAATHVAGRQLLRLVEWLLARVPLLGGVYRTLRQVADAVGTGASSAFRRCVLIEYPRRGLWTMAFVTNERRVTAGAAGEPLVPVFLPTTPNPTSGYFLLVPESECRPLDIPVEEGVKLVVSGGILLPPLREGPEERP
- the pgsA gene encoding CDP-diacylglycerol--glycerol-3-phosphate 3-phosphatidyltransferase, with product MNLPTSLTLFRIFLVPFLVVVLLAPPSRLADTPFFGTAIPAPREVLGVAIFLLASASDWLDGYLARRRNQVTTLGTLLDPIADKLLTSAAFISLVEMGLAPAWMVVIIVGREFVVSGLRSILAVHGVALPASAWGKLKTLSQIVAIVLLILTRTLDRWGRYGFLGVAALWVSMLLALVSAFLYLARFLRASSVLMRDGGAGGGS
- a CDS encoding AraC family transcriptional regulator; translated protein: MHHAIARPRDVGFGGPRRRRAERSHEPRRRLTRARRGEQRESRTARSRCRGTAFGVPGCRPGTVPGRESAVSEKSSESAAVPRGAGDWRREAESLHAALGGAAGPDAVRAALGRFAAALRGADGSLESARLACYELLREASGEPPRRIDWELLETLGHASEPSELARRFTDLLERRALAQPVPRGPEELVRRARTLIERRADTPLSLSAVARCLGVSPGYLSSTFSRRVGMTVTQYIHRARLRRAEGLLRRSDLSLAEIARRCGFRTYRHFHRTFVRLRGCAPQTYRRSLAERREGAAAAGGRGDG